A DNA window from Plasmodium brasilianum strain Bolivian I chromosome 12, whole genome shotgun sequence contains the following coding sequences:
- a CDS encoding nucleoside-diphosphatase, whose protein sequence is MKNERAIKKEPFRLIILFYAILIYLNIRINGEKINNNLENNEQENLENNYIQKSVVIDAGSTGTRVHIYNYEILNNNKDIKIYIPSVSYRTTPGLVYLLNNYFTNNDKESFYDYFKNIKNFIYGNVMESERCMTVIIIRASGGFRLLSIQKSEEYISFIKSYFYTYFNEFLLIDDLLIKVLSGKEEAILSFVSIYALLEKLSPSPVFFTNKKENDKNSTSDGIEMVETDKGKTLDDRITKSVDESPSIRKFSNDQEDTIGVLELGGATAQIIVKIPLSNMSDDILNVFNYQRKENKNKESFIEENYKNRNIVKIRFFNSYIYLYCKSYLVLGRQNAMKTYLHYVVHKHYKKEDKTNKFIPLACFPKDFKFHINNLYKTSIEEELKEYHGNTQLGEDEYVGVGTGQYNLCKTQIRDILDHSQIDSLPFKMKKFIKLYGIENFHHFAIDILNISESYNPMLLNTDMYMQKAEQVCPLTIDEIRKVVRPESNIEKAQTSCFGLIYLHEFMRYTLKIDEPISFYSTNYINHINITWTVAVLLMELPPYLHLIEKHSKKNYSYDEL, encoded by the exons atgaaaaatgagaGAGCCATAAAAAAAGAACCTTTTAGACttataattttgttctaTGCAATTCTAATATATctaaatataagaataaatggtgaaaaaattaataacaacttagaaaataatgaacaggaaaatttagaaaataattatatacaaaaatcgGTAGTTATTGATGCAGGTTCAACAGGTACAAGggttcatatttataattacgaaattttgaataataataaagatataaaaatatatattccttcAGTGAGTTACAGAACTACTCCTGGATTAGTGtacttattaaataattactttACAAATAATGACAAAGAATCtttttatgattattttaaaaatataaaaaattttatttatggaaATGTTATGGAGTCAGAAAGATGTATGacagtaataattattagaGCATCAGGAGGATTTAGGTTACTTAGTATACAAAAATCAGAAGAATATATTAGTTTTATCaaatcttatttttatacctattttaatgaatttttattaattgatgacttgttaataaaagttttaaGTGGAAAGGAAGAAGCTATATTATCTTTTGTATCTATCTACGCGCTTCTAGAAAAGCTATCACCTAGTCCTGtgttttttacaaataagaAGGAGAACGATAAGAATAGCACAAGTGATGGTATTGAAATGGTAGAAACAGACAAAGGAAAAACTCTTGATGATAGGATAACTAAAAGTGTTGATGAGTCCCCTTCCATTAGAAAATTTTCCAACGATCAGGAAGACACAATCGGAGTTTTAGAATTAGGTGGAGCCACTGCAcaaattattgtaaaaattccTTTATCTAATATGAGtgatgatatattaaatgtatttaattatcagcgtaaagaaaataagaataaagaaagttttatagaagaaaattataaaaatcgAAATATTGTGAAAATTcgtttttttaatagttatatatatttatactgtAAAAGCTACTTAGTATTAGGAAGACAAAACGCAATGAAAACTTATCTACATTATGTTGTACATAagcattataaaaaagaagataaaacaaataaatttattccaCTTGCTTGTTTCCCTAAAGACTTTAAAtttcatattaataatttatataaaacatcAATAGAAGAAGAATTAAAGGAGTATCATGGTAATACACAGTTAGGTGAAGATGAATATGTTGGCGTGGGAACGGGGCAATACAATTTATGTAAAACACAAATAAGGGACATCCTGGACCATTCACAAATAGACAGTCTTCCCtttaaaatgaagaaatttataaaactttACGGAATTGAAAATTTCCACCACTTCGCAATT GATATACTGAACATCTCGGAGAGCTACAACCCCATGCTGTTGAACACAGACATGTATATGCAAAAGGCAGAACAAGTTTGTCCCCTCACGATAGATGAAATTAGAAAAGTTGTTAGGCCTGAGTCAAACATTGAAAAAGCGCAAACGTCCTGTTttgg GCTCATATATTTACACGAGTTTATGCGGTATACACTTAAAATAGACGAACCCATATCGTTCTACTCTACAAATTAC ATAAACCATATAAACATAACTTGGACAGTCGCCGTTTTATTAATGGAACTTCCTCCATATCTACATTTAATTGAAAAAcatagcaaaaaaaattattcctaCGATGAactttaa